In a single window of the Nitrospira defluvii genome:
- a CDS encoding HD domain-containing protein, giving the protein MKLPSAIPPAPYDGSALIADPIHEYVSFTVPYATPDPSERTEKDLIDSPWVQRLRYIYQLQSARWVYPSAEHTRFVHSLGTMHVAGRFARHLYPFLRQAVPDLPSASFVEEFLRITALVHDIGHGPFCHFFDDNHLHSFGLSHEKLGQIIVREHLGPLIKKIRRSPSGPFERGEELNPDHIAHVILKEKGKDNSRIPRWINVLQPVISGSYTADNLDYVLRDAYMCGVAVGPVDLTRLIHYTIITDKGFTIHKTGLPALHMFLNTRMYLYSNVYYHRTTRAIDIHLRDIFGDTMKRLFPANPATHMDDYLTLTDWSLLEDVRRWKKAANSALRRLHEEWAHILGRDVKWKMAYSTVLKEKGVERGMDFPSHIHFQQQIQSALPPKLRTLPFRVDMAPLDPRPDPKDTRGTPLLVYDPGTKGLSTEPLEELLDLLPTRLVQFRIYALDHDQDAALSKAAATVLNKTSSSSETNF; this is encoded by the coding sequence ATGAAACTACCTTCCGCCATTCCTCCAGCGCCCTATGACGGTTCCGCGCTTATTGCCGATCCGATCCATGAATACGTCTCGTTCACCGTGCCCTATGCGACTCCCGATCCGTCCGAGCGCACGGAAAAGGACCTGATCGACTCCCCCTGGGTCCAGCGGCTGCGATACATCTACCAACTGCAGAGTGCCCGATGGGTCTATCCCTCCGCCGAACATACGCGGTTCGTGCACTCGTTGGGAACCATGCATGTCGCCGGACGGTTCGCCCGTCACCTGTATCCGTTTCTGCGACAGGCCGTCCCCGATCTTCCCTCCGCCTCGTTCGTGGAAGAATTCTTGCGGATTACCGCGCTCGTCCATGATATCGGGCACGGCCCGTTCTGCCATTTTTTCGATGATAACCACCTCCATAGCTTCGGCCTGTCCCACGAGAAATTGGGTCAGATCATCGTGCGCGAGCATCTGGGACCACTCATCAAAAAAATCCGGCGCAGCCCGTCCGGCCCCTTCGAGCGGGGTGAGGAACTGAATCCGGATCACATCGCCCATGTAATTTTGAAAGAAAAAGGCAAGGACAATTCCCGCATTCCGCGCTGGATCAATGTCCTCCAACCGGTCATTTCGGGCAGCTACACGGCCGACAATCTGGACTATGTCTTGCGCGACGCCTATATGTGCGGCGTCGCGGTCGGACCGGTCGATCTCACCCGGCTGATCCACTACACCATCATTACGGACAAGGGCTTCACCATCCATAAGACCGGACTCCCGGCCCTGCACATGTTTCTGAACACCCGCATGTATCTCTACTCCAATGTCTACTATCACCGGACCACCAGAGCAATCGACATCCATTTGCGTGATATCTTCGGCGACACCATGAAGCGGCTCTTTCCCGCCAATCCGGCCACTCACATGGACGATTACCTGACGTTGACGGACTGGTCGCTGCTGGAAGATGTCCGGCGATGGAAGAAGGCCGCAAACAGCGCGCTCCGCCGCCTGCATGAGGAATGGGCGCACATCCTCGGACGCGACGTGAAATGGAAAATGGCCTACAGCACGGTCCTCAAGGAAAAAGGGGTCGAGCGGGGCATGGACTTCCCCAGCCACATCCATTTCCAACAACAGATTCAGTCGGCGCTGCCCCCCAAATTGCGCACCCTCCCTTTCCGCGTCGATATGGCGCCGCTCGACCCCCGCCCCGACCCCAAGGACACGCGCGGGACCCCTCTGCTCGTCTACGATCCCGGGACCAAGGGGCTGTCCACCGAGCCTTTGGAAGAATTGCTGGATCTGCTGCCGACCCGGCTCGTGCAATTCCGTATTTATGCGTTGGACCACGACCAAGACGCCGCCTTATCGAAAGCCGCAGCCACCGTTCTGAATAAAACGTCCTCCAGCAGCGAGACAAATTTCTAA
- a CDS encoding PAS domain-containing sensor histidine kinase, translated as MTSDGLHGLTTEKLTPHIRGLSLFAVMAALIGGTFLLDCMTPLGVPVWVLYILPLILTSGTPHRWSSPFVAVTCMALTFLGYVLSTDMAEVPTWLPQINRSFSLIIFPLMAYLIDQQKRLTREGRKSAEMAAEQVALRERSQFLKKTAEDVQDLYDRAPCGYHSLDSTGLIVAMNQTELDWLGYTKEELIGKQRFTDLVTPVGVALFKERFPQFIRDGHIEDLEFELIRKDGSTFPILLSATAVTDGQGRFISSRSTLIDMTERKRAEKALRQSHQSLEALVAERTTALLQTNQRLEQELVQSQQIHRALTASESRFRELVESLPLPIWTCLPDGTCDYLSPQWATYTGRSAEEPFSTGCLQHVHPEDRPTITEQWRDAVARVQPLDAELRFKRADGVYRWFHVHATPIRDQDGHVLKWVGTYTDMHDRKQAQELQARLAAIVESSSDAVMSKSLGGRIESWNKSAELMFGYSGEDIIGQHISRILPPDRRVEESILIEQVKAGIGVQQFESVRIHKDGHPIQVSLTVSPIMDANGQVAAVSTIARDITERKRAEDTLTQQRRLIELSYDPIFSWDTERGILDWNRGCEQLYGYTRAEAVGRNSHTLLKSRPPCPLEVIYAELDATGAWTGEIHHRTKDGREVLVESRWGLMKAGGRRLVLETNRDITERRQSELTILKKNKDLETLLYVTSHDLKEPLRAIESFSVLIQERYANRLDEKGQDFLRRIVRATQRLDQLLTDILDLSRAQRMEPPVEEIDANHLIQEVLRRLESRIKATGARVTVRSPLPRLRVNTTWAVQGLYNLIANALKFVAPGEAPDIEIAPHVEIDLEGAESAGLVVRDRGPGVPPDQHERIFELFRRAVGRDIEGTGAGLAIVRQVAERHGGRAWVSPREGGGSEFFITFGINRQVAKEVGP; from the coding sequence ATGACCAGTGATGGTCTCCACGGGCTAACGACCGAGAAGCTGACGCCTCACATTCGCGGACTGAGCCTCTTCGCTGTGATGGCCGCCCTCATAGGCGGCACGTTCCTTCTGGACTGCATGACCCCCCTTGGCGTCCCCGTGTGGGTCCTCTATATCCTGCCGCTCATCCTGACATCCGGAACGCCCCATCGCTGGAGCTCCCCCTTCGTCGCGGTGACCTGCATGGCGCTGACATTCCTCGGCTATGTTCTTTCCACTGACATGGCTGAAGTCCCCACCTGGCTTCCGCAAATTAATCGTTCCTTCAGTCTCATCATCTTTCCGCTCATGGCCTACCTGATTGATCAACAGAAACGGTTGACTCGTGAGGGGCGTAAGTCAGCGGAGATGGCCGCGGAACAGGTGGCCCTTCGAGAACGATCGCAGTTCCTGAAAAAAACCGCCGAGGACGTGCAGGACCTCTATGACCGGGCCCCTTGCGGATACCATTCGTTGGACTCCACCGGCCTAATCGTCGCCATGAACCAGACGGAGTTGGACTGGTTGGGGTATACGAAGGAAGAACTCATAGGCAAACAGCGATTCACAGATTTAGTCACCCCTGTTGGGGTTGCCCTATTCAAGGAACGATTCCCGCAATTTATCAGGGACGGTCATATTGAGGATCTCGAGTTTGAGCTGATTCGGAAAGACGGATCGACCTTCCCCATACTGTTGAGCGCCACGGCCGTGACCGACGGGCAGGGGCGGTTTATCTCCAGTCGCTCCACACTCATCGATATGACGGAGCGGAAACGAGCCGAGAAGGCGTTGCGTCAGAGTCATCAGTCGCTCGAAGCGCTGGTGGCGGAACGCACCACCGCCCTGCTCCAAACCAATCAGCGCCTTGAGCAGGAACTGGTACAAAGCCAGCAGATTCATCGGGCATTGACCGCCAGTGAAAGCCGGTTCCGTGAACTGGTCGAATCGCTCCCCCTGCCGATCTGGACCTGTCTCCCGGACGGCACCTGTGACTATCTGAGCCCGCAATGGGCGACGTATACGGGTCGCTCCGCAGAAGAGCCCTTCAGCACCGGATGTCTCCAGCATGTCCACCCCGAAGACCGCCCGACAATTACCGAGCAATGGCGCGATGCCGTGGCTCGTGTGCAGCCTCTCGATGCTGAACTGCGTTTCAAGCGGGCCGACGGAGTCTACCGCTGGTTCCATGTGCACGCGACACCCATCCGGGACCAGGACGGGCACGTACTCAAATGGGTGGGCACCTACACCGACATGCACGATCGGAAACAGGCCCAGGAGCTCCAGGCCAGGCTTGCCGCCATCGTGGAATCATCCTCCGATGCCGTCATGAGCAAATCACTGGGGGGACGCATTGAGTCCTGGAACAAAAGCGCCGAACTGATGTTCGGCTACTCCGGCGAAGACATCATCGGCCAGCACATTTCCCGGATCCTGCCGCCCGATCGTCGAGTGGAAGAATCGATTCTTATCGAGCAGGTCAAAGCAGGCATCGGCGTCCAGCAATTCGAAAGCGTACGCATCCACAAGGACGGCCACCCCATCCAGGTATCCTTGACCGTGTCTCCCATCATGGATGCGAACGGCCAAGTTGCGGCAGTCTCCACGATCGCGCGTGATATCACGGAGCGCAAGCGTGCCGAGGACACCTTGACGCAGCAACGTCGGCTCATCGAATTGTCCTACGATCCGATTTTTTCATGGGATACCGAGCGGGGCATACTGGATTGGAATCGAGGGTGTGAGCAATTGTACGGCTACACTCGAGCAGAGGCAGTCGGACGGAACAGCCATACCCTGCTGAAAAGCAGACCCCCCTGTCCGCTTGAAGTCATCTATGCCGAGTTGGACGCTACCGGCGCCTGGACCGGCGAGATTCACCATCGCACCAAAGACGGGCGGGAGGTACTGGTGGAGAGCCGATGGGGATTGATGAAAGCAGGTGGCCGCCGCCTCGTGCTCGAAACCAACCGGGACATCACTGAACGTCGTCAGTCGGAGTTGACGATCCTGAAGAAGAACAAGGATCTCGAAACCCTTCTCTACGTGACCTCGCACGACTTGAAGGAACCACTGCGCGCCATCGAAAGTTTCTCGGTGCTGATCCAGGAACGCTATGCAAACCGGCTGGACGAGAAGGGCCAAGATTTTCTTCGCCGCATCGTCCGGGCCACCCAGCGGCTCGACCAGTTACTGACGGATATTCTGGACCTCTCCCGCGCCCAGCGGATGGAGCCACCCGTGGAGGAGATCGACGCGAATCACCTGATCCAGGAAGTCTTGCGGAGACTGGAAAGCCGTATCAAAGCCACCGGAGCCAGGGTCACGGTGCGCTCTCCCTTGCCGCGCCTCCGGGTCAATACGACGTGGGCAGTCCAGGGCCTCTACAACCTGATCGCGAACGCGTTGAAGTTTGTGGCCCCGGGGGAAGCGCCGGACATCGAGATCGCCCCCCATGTCGAGATCGATCTGGAAGGGGCGGAGTCGGCCGGACTAGTCGTGAGGGACCGTGGCCCCGGGGTACCTCCCGATCAGCACGAGCGCATCTTTGAGTTGTTCCGGCGAGCGGTGGGACGCGACATCGAAGGAACCGGAGCCGGTCTGGCCATCGTGCGCCAAGTGGCGGAACGGCATGGCGGGCGCGCCTGGGTCTCCCCACGAGAAGGCGGAGGATCGGAGTTTTTCATCACATTCGGCATCAACCGGCAGGTTGCGAAAGAGGTAGGACCATGA
- a CDS encoding response regulator: MTLRPFDILIAEDNEDDILLIREAFETVNMTNRVAVVRDGAEAMAYLRGEGPFSQCPLPGMVLLDINMPKKTGLEVLEEIKSDPRFRALPVVILTVSEREEDIVRSFEQGACSYIRKPVTFTRFIAVVKEFELYWTLVSKVPMLKR, from the coding sequence ATGACGTTGAGACCATTCGACATTCTGATCGCTGAGGACAATGAAGATGACATTCTGCTCATCCGCGAAGCGTTCGAGACCGTGAACATGACCAACAGAGTCGCCGTGGTCCGGGATGGGGCCGAGGCGATGGCCTACCTGCGCGGAGAAGGCCCCTTCAGCCAATGTCCGCTTCCCGGCATGGTGCTGCTGGACATCAATATGCCGAAGAAGACAGGACTCGAAGTGCTGGAAGAAATCAAATCGGACCCCCGGTTTCGCGCGCTCCCCGTCGTCATCCTGACGGTCAGCGAACGGGAGGAGGACATTGTTCGTTCATTCGAACAAGGCGCCTGTTCGTATATTCGAAAACCAGTCACCTTCACCCGCTTTATCGCCGTCGTCAAAGAATTCGAACTGTATTGGACGCTGGTCTCGAAAGTGCCCATGCTGAAGAGGTAA
- a CDS encoding response regulator, which yields MHVLLIEDNEDDAELIRTALCEQASHDISLDWADRLETGLSKLMGGPVDAVLVDLSLPDSHGLETLDRVRPQAGEAAVIVLTGLDNELVAEKSLLRGAQDYLVKGRLTGDALRRAIRYAMGRHRVEQALRKSEERFHLTCLATQDGIWDWDIASGTTWFNEAYQSVYEPATSHLERHQIPWADQVHQEDREAVIANLTRVLESDQHLWTAEYRFRRNDGTYAYVVDHGYVLRDREHRPHRMIGAKTDITERRQAETMHAVQLAVGLALEESVTLSEAVPRILRAICELQGWTVGALWLVDPQDQTLHCNALWHRASAPIEAFAKSYESLSLTQHMGLAGRAWRTGTAVFSPDILMEAASPAREAARQADLHGAIAFPISTRKNILGIIECFVSEVLRPTPARLERISELGAMISQFLNRKDLERQLRQAQKMEALGRMAGGVAHDFNNLLTIINSWAELLMDEPGLTSRAQRGMAQIRDAGNKATGLTRQLLAFTRHQIVERQPLNLNDRVSDIVELMKRVIGEDIQLVLKLDPTLGRIKADAGQIEQVVMNLVVNARDAMPHGGRLELETGEVTVTHSDPFWSDPLIPGPYVTLAVRDTGCGMSVETLGHLFEPFFTTKELGKGTGLGLSTVYGIVRQSGGTVGITSELGKGTTFTIYLPRIAEDSEALRPPATTKPAGERSETILLVEDNEMVRGLAHTILVAQHYHVVAARSGEEALRLVRDQGRQIALLVTDMVMPGMGGAQLASELQALQPDLKVILTSGYSERDGVLLQHFDARMAFLPKPYTPESLTKAVATALESPAQQEACRDSSETP from the coding sequence ATGCATGTGTTGCTGATTGAGGACAATGAGGACGATGCGGAACTGATCCGGACCGCGCTCTGCGAGCAGGCATCCCACGACATCTCGCTGGATTGGGCAGACCGGCTTGAGACGGGCCTCTCCAAGCTGATGGGCGGCCCCGTGGACGCCGTGCTCGTCGATCTTTCACTGCCGGATAGCCACGGACTTGAAACCCTGGACCGGGTGCGGCCACAGGCCGGCGAAGCGGCGGTCATTGTGCTGACCGGTCTCGACAATGAACTCGTCGCTGAAAAATCTCTGCTACGCGGTGCGCAGGATTATCTGGTCAAAGGCAGACTGACCGGTGATGCGCTGAGACGCGCCATCCGCTATGCCATGGGACGGCACCGGGTCGAGCAAGCCCTGCGGAAGAGCGAAGAACGTTTTCACCTCACCTGCCTGGCGACGCAGGACGGCATTTGGGATTGGGACATTGCGTCCGGCACGACCTGGTTCAACGAGGCGTATCAGTCCGTCTACGAACCGGCCACGTCACACCTGGAGCGGCATCAAATCCCCTGGGCCGATCAGGTGCATCAGGAAGACCGTGAGGCGGTCATCGCCAATCTGACGCGCGTCCTCGAGTCGGATCAGCACTTATGGACGGCCGAATATCGGTTTCGCAGGAACGACGGCACATACGCCTATGTCGTCGACCACGGCTATGTGCTACGCGATCGTGAACACAGACCCCATCGGATGATCGGAGCCAAGACCGACATCACCGAACGCCGGCAGGCGGAAACGATGCACGCCGTCCAACTCGCCGTGGGTCTGGCCCTTGAAGAGTCCGTGACGCTGAGTGAAGCCGTACCGCGAATCCTTCGCGCCATATGCGAACTGCAGGGCTGGACCGTGGGCGCCTTATGGCTCGTGGATCCACAAGATCAGACGCTTCACTGTAACGCGTTGTGGCATCGGGCCAGTGCCCCCATTGAGGCGTTCGCCAAGAGTTACGAATCCCTCTCGCTGACACAACATATGGGCCTCGCCGGACGCGCGTGGAGGACCGGCACCGCAGTATTCTCTCCCGATATTCTCATGGAAGCCGCATCCCCCGCGCGGGAAGCCGCACGGCAGGCCGATCTGCACGGCGCCATCGCCTTCCCGATCTCGACCAGGAAAAACATCCTTGGCATCATTGAGTGTTTTGTTTCTGAAGTCCTCCGCCCGACACCGGCACGGTTGGAGCGCATCTCCGAATTGGGGGCCATGATCAGCCAATTTCTCAACCGGAAAGACCTCGAACGGCAATTGCGACAAGCCCAGAAAATGGAAGCTTTGGGTCGCATGGCGGGCGGCGTCGCACACGACTTCAACAACTTGCTGACGATCATCAACAGTTGGGCCGAGTTACTCATGGATGAACCGGGACTTACCTCTCGTGCGCAACGCGGTATGGCCCAAATCAGAGATGCCGGCAACAAGGCGACGGGATTGACCAGGCAATTGTTGGCGTTCACGCGCCATCAAATCGTGGAACGTCAACCCCTGAATCTCAATGACCGTGTGAGTGATATTGTCGAACTCATGAAGCGCGTCATCGGCGAAGACATCCAACTCGTGCTGAAGCTAGACCCGACGCTGGGGCGTATCAAAGCGGATGCGGGGCAGATCGAGCAGGTGGTGATGAACCTCGTCGTCAATGCGCGAGACGCCATGCCGCACGGAGGACGGCTCGAATTGGAAACCGGGGAAGTGACGGTCACCCACTCCGATCCCTTCTGGTCCGATCCCTTGATTCCCGGTCCCTATGTGACCCTGGCCGTTCGTGACACCGGCTGCGGGATGAGTGTCGAAACCTTGGGGCATCTCTTCGAACCGTTTTTCACGACGAAAGAGTTGGGCAAAGGCACCGGACTGGGCCTGTCTACCGTGTACGGCATTGTGCGACAGAGTGGAGGCACTGTGGGCATTACAAGCGAATTGGGCAAAGGGACCACCTTTACCATCTACCTTCCTCGCATCGCCGAGGACTCCGAGGCACTCCGCCCCCCCGCCACGACGAAGCCGGCGGGTGAACGATCCGAGACCATTTTGCTGGTGGAAGACAACGAAATGGTGCGAGGCTTGGCACATACTATCCTCGTCGCCCAGCACTACCACGTGGTGGCGGCACGATCCGGCGAGGAGGCGTTACGGCTGGTTCGTGATCAAGGGCGACAGATTGCGCTCTTGGTGACCGATATGGTGATGCCGGGCATGGGAGGCGCGCAATTGGCCAGCGAACTCCAAGCCCTCCAACCCGATCTCAAAGTCATCCTGACATCGGGCTATTCGGAACGGGACGGGGTACTCCTGCAGCACTTCGATGCTCGGATGGCGTTCTTGCCAAAACCCTACACCCCGGAATCTCTGACAAAGGCCGTGGCCACCGCGCTTGAATCGCCCGCGCAGCAGGAAGCCTGCAGAGATAGCTCTGAGACACCCTAA
- a CDS encoding M23 family metallopeptidase, with protein MSFLDRFLIISVVLLASVFPVELFPNTGPVPRGGDGQFSGKQGQVVVITVPDLKDAATVKGHFLGRTMPLFPNPAVGGTGYIGLLGIDLQDEPGAHELTIDAQSGEQTRHFSFQVLVVKEKFAVEHLKLPKDKVDLDEKAAARWKAEQEQVRKALAEESGMRLWQTGFIEPVHGKRTGIFGSVRIMNGQPRNPHNGEDIGAPMGTDVMASNDGVVRLVVDHIFSGRGIFVDHGLGLYSMYFHLSDVLVKEGDLIRAGQVIGKVGATGRATGPHLHWGMKVNGARVNPYTLLDLPFPKNPAADLPMVASPAGAAQPDVTPAAVGGDTR; from the coding sequence ATGTCATTTCTCGATCGCTTCCTGATCATCTCGGTCGTGTTGCTGGCCAGCGTGTTCCCGGTCGAGTTGTTTCCGAACACAGGGCCGGTGCCGCGTGGCGGCGATGGGCAGTTCAGCGGCAAGCAGGGGCAAGTCGTGGTGATCACGGTTCCTGACCTGAAGGATGCCGCGACCGTCAAGGGACATTTCCTGGGCCGCACCATGCCACTGTTTCCAAACCCTGCCGTCGGAGGAACCGGCTATATCGGGTTGCTCGGCATCGACCTTCAGGACGAGCCTGGTGCGCATGAATTGACGATTGATGCGCAATCGGGCGAGCAGACACGGCATTTCTCCTTTCAGGTGTTAGTTGTGAAGGAGAAGTTTGCGGTGGAGCATCTCAAGCTGCCGAAGGACAAAGTGGACCTTGATGAGAAGGCTGCGGCCCGTTGGAAAGCCGAGCAGGAGCAGGTGCGCAAGGCGCTGGCAGAAGAGTCCGGTATGCGATTGTGGCAGACCGGCTTCATTGAACCGGTTCACGGCAAGCGCACGGGAATATTCGGCAGCGTCCGCATCATGAACGGGCAGCCCAGAAATCCGCACAACGGGGAAGATATCGGTGCTCCGATGGGGACCGACGTCATGGCCAGCAACGACGGGGTGGTGCGCCTCGTCGTCGATCATATTTTTTCAGGCCGCGGCATCTTCGTGGACCATGGCCTTGGACTGTATTCGATGTATTTTCACCTGTCGGACGTGCTGGTCAAGGAAGGCGATTTGATCAGGGCCGGTCAGGTGATCGGAAAAGTCGGCGCCACCGGTCGGGCGACCGGACCGCACTTGCATTGGGGCATGAAGGTCAACGGCGCTCGTGTGAATCCCTACACGCTGCTTGATCTGCCGTTTCCGAAGAATCCCGCCGCCGATCTGCCGATGGTAGCAAGTCCAGCCGGTGCTGCACAGCCGGACGTCACTCCTGCCGCCGTCGGCGGCGACACACGGTAG
- the pafA gene encoding Pup--protein ligase, protein MQQRIFGLENEYGLIFSPNGKIYLPMEKVLGYIFEGLIPNSWPSNAFLVNGARFYQDTGCHPEYSTPECDNILDLVIHDKAGERLLEACLPAAEERLREEGLSGEIYIFKNNTDSLGNTYGCHENYLMRRDVDFWKVTEQLIPFFVTRQIYSGAGKVLKVSGKPQYFISQRAQHIHEKTSSSTTSSRSIINTRDEPHADAEKYRRLHIIVGDSNMSEYATYLKVGTATLVLSMIEAGFSVAGMELEDPVKAIREISRDPTLNKKVKLDDGRQMTAIEIQRVYVKRATEFLDAQAHDPVLDDVLTKWVSVLDRLEEDPMQLVHEVDWVMKKHLIQSYTEKKDCGWDDPRVFLLDLQFHDVKRTRGLYYLMENRGMAVRVVEEEAVQRAMSVPPQTTRAKVRGDFIRFARAKNRSYTVDWTYLKLNGYWEETILCMDPFSAVNRRVEELLSQVSGARMYR, encoded by the coding sequence ATGCAACAACGTATTTTCGGCCTGGAGAATGAGTATGGCCTGATTTTTTCTCCCAACGGGAAGATTTATCTTCCGATGGAGAAAGTGCTGGGGTATATCTTCGAAGGACTAATTCCCAACAGCTGGCCGTCCAACGCGTTTCTGGTCAACGGCGCGCGGTTTTATCAAGATACCGGCTGCCATCCCGAGTACTCCACGCCGGAGTGCGATAACATTCTCGATCTGGTGATTCACGACAAGGCAGGCGAGCGCCTGCTGGAAGCCTGTTTGCCGGCGGCCGAGGAGCGGCTTCGTGAAGAGGGCCTCTCTGGCGAGATCTATATCTTCAAGAACAACACCGACTCACTCGGAAACACCTATGGCTGCCATGAAAACTATCTCATGCGGCGGGATGTGGATTTTTGGAAGGTGACCGAGCAACTCATCCCCTTTTTCGTCACCCGCCAGATCTACTCCGGCGCGGGCAAGGTGCTGAAAGTATCAGGCAAGCCGCAGTATTTCATCTCGCAGCGGGCGCAGCACATCCACGAGAAGACCTCGTCCTCGACGACCTCCTCACGGAGCATCATCAATACCAGGGATGAACCGCATGCCGACGCGGAAAAATATCGACGGCTCCACATCATCGTGGGCGATTCCAATATGTCGGAATATGCCACCTACCTGAAAGTGGGCACCGCTACCTTGGTGCTCTCGATGATCGAAGCGGGGTTCTCCGTGGCCGGCATGGAGCTTGAGGATCCCGTGAAGGCCATCCGCGAGATTTCCCGAGACCCCACCCTGAACAAGAAGGTCAAGCTGGATGACGGCCGACAGATGACCGCGATTGAAATCCAGCGTGTATACGTGAAGCGCGCGACGGAGTTTCTCGACGCGCAGGCCCATGATCCAGTGTTGGACGATGTGCTGACGAAGTGGGTGTCGGTCTTGGATCGACTGGAAGAGGACCCGATGCAACTGGTCCACGAGGTCGATTGGGTGATGAAAAAGCATCTGATTCAATCCTATACTGAGAAGAAGGATTGTGGTTGGGACGACCCCCGGGTCTTCCTGCTGGATTTGCAGTTTCATGACGTCAAACGCACCCGCGGGCTGTATTATTTGATGGAGAACCGCGGCATGGCCGTTCGTGTGGTCGAGGAAGAAGCCGTGCAGCGAGCCATGTCGGTGCCGCCGCAGACCACGAGGGCCAAAGTCCGGGGAGATTTTATCCGGTTTGCTCGAGCCAAAAACCGCTCGTATACGGTAGACTGGACCTATTTGAAGCTGAACGGCTACTGGGAGGAAACCATCCTCTGTATGGACCCCTTCAGTGCCGTAAACCGACGGGTTGAGGAATTGTTGTCGCAGGTGTCCGGGGCGCGGATGTATCGGTAA
- the prcA gene encoding proteasome subunit alpha, with protein MPLPYYVSPEQMMQDKAEYAKKGIAKGRSIIALEFVDGILLAADNPSASLHKVSEVYDRIAFAGAGRYSEFEHLRKAGIRHADLTGYMYSREDVSARTLSNAYSQSLGTAFSTDVKPLEVEILVVQVGVNGQANEIFRISFDGSIVDEKNLAVIGGRSEAVQQYLREHASPQPPTLKDGLRRCHAALEQVATQKIPSENLEVAVLDRNRQGRKFRRLSSADISQLFS; from the coding sequence ATGCCGTTGCCGTACTACGTCTCGCCTGAACAAATGATGCAGGATAAGGCGGAGTATGCCAAAAAAGGCATTGCCAAAGGCCGCTCCATCATTGCATTGGAATTTGTCGACGGCATTTTGCTCGCGGCGGATAACCCCAGCGCCTCGTTGCACAAAGTGTCTGAGGTGTATGACCGCATTGCCTTTGCCGGGGCGGGGCGGTACAGCGAGTTCGAACATCTTCGCAAGGCGGGGATTCGTCATGCTGACCTGACCGGCTACATGTACAGCCGCGAAGATGTGAGTGCCAGAACCCTGTCCAATGCCTATTCGCAGAGTCTGGGAACGGCCTTCAGTACGGATGTGAAACCGCTGGAAGTGGAAATCCTGGTCGTGCAGGTCGGTGTGAACGGCCAGGCCAATGAAATTTTCCGGATCTCGTTCGACGGCAGCATCGTGGATGAAAAAAATCTTGCGGTGATCGGCGGGCGATCCGAGGCAGTGCAGCAATATTTGCGTGAACATGCCAGCCCGCAACCGCCGACATTGAAGGATGGACTGCGGCGCTGCCATGCCGCCCTCGAGCAGGTCGCCACGCAGAAGATTCCCTCAGAGAATCTCGAAGTGGCCGTGCTCGACCGAAACCGCCAGGGGCGAAAGTTCAGACGCTTGAGCAGCGCCGATATCTCCCAACTCTTCAGCTGA
- the prcB gene encoding proteasome subunit beta translates to MTHHSSLPHHDGSSFFDFLTQCHPDLRPGIADLSGARLTNPVDLSRAGSMPVPHGTTVLALKYRDGAIIAGDRRATEGFQIADRRIEKVFRIDDYSAMAIAGAAGPCIEMAKLFQTELEHYEKLEGVQLSCEGKANKLGQMVKANLPMVFQGLVVMPLYVGYDLKRKEGRIFKYDITGGRYEESDHHSIGSGGKDARNTMREYYRPGLQEDEALRVGLLALYNAADEDVGTGGPDLVRGIFPTAKIVSGAGIVDVPEDRVRALYDTILAERRRS, encoded by the coding sequence ATGACACACCACTCATCGCTCCCACATCACGACGGCTCCAGTTTTTTTGACTTTCTCACGCAGTGCCATCCTGACTTGCGTCCCGGGATCGCGGATTTGTCCGGGGCGCGACTGACGAATCCCGTGGACTTGAGTCGGGCCGGCAGCATGCCGGTGCCCCATGGCACCACGGTGCTGGCATTGAAATATCGAGACGGAGCGATCATTGCCGGCGATCGTCGAGCCACCGAAGGGTTCCAAATCGCCGACCGACGTATTGAAAAGGTCTTTCGTATCGATGACTACTCCGCCATGGCCATTGCGGGAGCCGCCGGCCCCTGCATCGAGATGGCCAAACTCTTCCAAACCGAACTCGAACATTACGAGAAGTTGGAAGGCGTGCAGCTGTCTTGCGAGGGCAAGGCCAACAAGCTGGGACAGATGGTGAAGGCCAATCTCCCCATGGTGTTCCAGGGCCTGGTCGTGATGCCGCTCTATGTCGGCTATGATCTCAAGCGGAAGGAAGGGCGGATCTTCAAGTACGACATTACGGGTGGTCGGTACGAAGAGTCCGACCACCATTCCATCGGGTCAGGCGGCAAGGACGCACGCAACACGATGCGTGAATATTACCGACCAGGTCTGCAGGAAGACGAGGCGCTTCGAGTCGGTCTGCTGGCGCTGTACAATGCCGCCGATGAAGATGTCGGAACCGGCGGACCGGACTTGGTTCGAGGCATTTTTCCGACGGCCAAGATCGTGAGCGGCGCCGGCATTGTCGATGTGCCGGAAGACCGGGTTCGTGCCTTGTACGACACCATACTCGCGGAGCGAAGGAGATCTTAG